A genome region from Akkermansiaceae bacterium includes the following:
- a CDS encoding FKBP-type peptidyl-prolyl cis-trans isomerase, with product MSTISPNSAARLGMIALASITLAMAQDTPPPAAEAAPAPVSPEQAKSDSSYALGYRTGGGFAEEFGRYGVKLDDLEMENFIKGFQAAAKGEKPEVDEARLQAAMAALGEMLEQREKDAAQANLDAGKKFLEENGKREGVTTTKSGLQYEVLAKGGDSKYVAPKEGSPEKQFMVNYRGTLIDGTEFDASPEGSPVPMTLQVIDGFREALTTMPIGAKWKLFIPSDLAYGAERRSADIAPNTTLIFEIELLEIKDAPPAPAGGGFPIPLPQGE from the coding sequence ATGAGCACCATTTCACCCAACAGCGCCGCCCGCCTGGGCATGATCGCCCTTGCCAGCATCACCTTGGCCATGGCGCAGGACACCCCACCGCCCGCAGCGGAAGCCGCGCCGGCCCCTGTCAGCCCGGAGCAGGCGAAGTCCGATTCCTCCTATGCCTTGGGCTACCGCACGGGTGGTGGCTTTGCGGAGGAATTCGGCCGCTACGGGGTGAAACTGGATGACCTGGAGATGGAAAATTTCATCAAGGGCTTCCAAGCGGCGGCGAAGGGCGAGAAGCCGGAGGTCGATGAAGCCCGCCTCCAGGCGGCGATGGCCGCGCTCGGCGAGATGCTTGAGCAGCGAGAGAAGGATGCCGCCCAGGCGAACCTGGATGCAGGAAAGAAATTCCTTGAGGAGAACGGCAAGCGCGAGGGAGTCACCACCACCAAGAGCGGGCTCCAGTATGAGGTTCTCGCGAAGGGCGGCGACTCGAAATACGTCGCGCCCAAGGAAGGCTCCCCGGAAAAGCAGTTCATGGTGAATTATAGGGGCACGCTCATCGACGGCACGGAATTCGACGCATCGCCGGAAGGCTCGCCGGTGCCGATGACGCTGCAGGTGATCGACGGTTTCCGGGAGGCGCTGACGACCATGCCGATCGGCGCGAAGTGGAAGCTTTTCATCCCAAGCGATCTGGCCTACGGGGCGGAGCGCCGCAGTGCGGACATTGCACCGAACACGACGCTGATCTTCGAGATTGAGCTCCTTGAGATCAAGGATGCCCCGCCAGCCCCTGCCGGTGGCGGTTTTCCCATCCCGCTCCCGCAAGGTGAGTGA
- a CDS encoding alpha/beta fold hydrolase: MFGLRWLLSALLLGLASVGCAPESYLVINQKGGDAESETFGYRTWKRKGVDPDLVVIGIHGFCGASVDYKNLGEHLVRRQPKTAVYAYEVRGQGSDPIHERRGDIGNPAEWYADLEAFTQLVEERHPRAKIIWYGESMGALIATHALSSAPPGKPPCDGLVLSSPIVRFKDEIEPWKPALVQVAAATLPLARVPIDAISGGQAVQMTSESVHTEQSKTNSYNIEKHTLRLLATLAKLIDGMNGCAEKLEVPTLVLHGGQDFFNSDSDVRGFFARIPANIPATYRNYPDAHHLLMYDEDRDKVFRDVGKWLNLRRKD; encoded by the coding sequence GTGTTCGGACTTCGCTGGCTGTTATCCGCACTCCTCCTCGGGCTTGCCTCTGTGGGATGTGCGCCGGAAAGCTATCTGGTCATCAATCAGAAGGGCGGCGACGCCGAATCCGAAACCTTCGGATACCGCACATGGAAACGGAAAGGCGTGGATCCCGATCTCGTGGTCATCGGAATCCACGGGTTCTGCGGCGCATCGGTGGATTACAAGAACCTCGGCGAGCATCTCGTTAGACGGCAGCCAAAGACCGCCGTCTATGCCTATGAAGTCCGCGGCCAGGGCAGCGACCCCATCCACGAACGCCGCGGCGATATCGGGAATCCCGCCGAATGGTATGCGGATCTGGAGGCATTCACCCAGCTCGTCGAGGAGCGCCACCCACGCGCAAAAATCATCTGGTATGGGGAAAGCATGGGAGCGCTCATCGCCACCCACGCCCTGAGCTCCGCACCGCCCGGAAAGCCCCCCTGCGACGGCTTGGTTCTCTCCTCGCCCATCGTCCGCTTCAAGGATGAGATCGAGCCTTGGAAGCCCGCCCTCGTCCAGGTTGCCGCCGCCACCCTGCCCCTTGCCCGCGTGCCCATCGACGCAATCTCGGGAGGCCAGGCCGTCCAGATGACCAGCGAGTCGGTTCACACCGAGCAGTCGAAGACGAATTCCTACAATATCGAGAAACACACGCTCCGCCTGCTCGCCACACTCGCGAAGCTCATCGACGGCATGAATGGCTGCGCCGAAAAGCTGGAGGTGCCCACCCTCGTCCTCCACGGCGGCCAGGACTTTTTCAACAGCGACTCGGATGTCCGCGGTTTCTTCGCCCGCATCCCTGCCAATATCCCGGCCACCTACCGGAACTATCCGGACGCCCACCACCTCCTGATGTACGACGAAGACCGCGACAAGGTCTTCCGCGATGTCGGCAAATGGCTGAACCTACGCCGCAAGGACTAA